From the genome of Adhaeribacter pallidiroseus:
CGCACGGAAGAGCTTTTACGAGGTTTTAAATTTTAAGAATTAGATTGTTAGAATGTTAAATTGGTAGATTGCTAATTATTAATACGCGAAAGTTAAACAGCCGTATTAGTACATTTATCATGGATGTATGCCGGTAATTTTCAACTTAGAAATTTATCGACAATTAGGAATTTAATCCTCCAACCATTTAACCATTTAACCATTCAACCATATAAACATTCAACCATATAAAACATGATTGCTTCTGTTTTTGCCATGTCAGAAAACCGGGTTATTGGAAAAGATAACCAGCTGCCCTGGCATTTACCCGCCGACTTAAAATTTTTTAAAAATCTGACCACCGGGCACCCGATTATCATGGGCCGGAAAACGTTTGAGTCGATTGGCAAACCTCTACCGCACCGAACTTCTATTATTATAACCCGGCAAGCAGGCTATTCCCCGCCGAATTGTATCGTGTTGCACGATGTTCCGGGGGCTATTCAGGAAGCTCTAACAATAAACCCTAACGTATTTATTATTGGTGGAGCCGAAGTATTACAACAAGCCTTACCTTTTATCGATACCATGTATCTAACCTTAATACATGCCCATTTTGAAGGTGATACTTTTTACCCCGAGATAGATCCGGCGCAATGGCAGGAAGTTAGCCGGCAAAATTTTGAGGCCGACGAAAAAAACCTATACCCCTACAGCTTTATCAAACTCCAGAAATCACCTGGTTTACATTAGTTTTTAGCCCGCTGGGAAACTTTATCTTTTGTCGACTAAATAACAAAAACTAATTAAGTAAGTAATATTCCTTCCATTTAATTAGAAGTTAGAACCATTGATCTTCCACTTAGAAACAGCTAGCCTGCTGCTGCTTT
Proteins encoded in this window:
- a CDS encoding dihydrofolate reductase — encoded protein: MIASVFAMSENRVIGKDNQLPWHLPADLKFFKNLTTGHPIIMGRKTFESIGKPLPHRTSIIITRQAGYSPPNCIVLHDVPGAIQEALTINPNVFIIGGAEVLQQALPFIDTMYLTLIHAHFEGDTFYPEIDPAQWQEVSRQNFEADEKNLYPYSFIKLQKSPGLH